From Hymenobacter sedentarius, a single genomic window includes:
- the mtgA gene encoding monofunctional biosynthetic peptidoglycan transglycosylase — protein sequence MATTALIPNTSVLIKKGIRLLLQVVAALFLASVAWVLIYRWVAPPATWLMLDRRAHAPVGLGYYGIQQEPRLIRYQFRNLDEVAPAVPLALVAAEDQRFLIHHGFDFDALASAAKRNWKGDGTHIVGGSTISQQVAKNVFLWHGRSYVRKAAEAYFTVLIEFMWNKRRIMEMYLSVAEMGDCTFGVEAASQRYFGKSASRLSPAEAALLAGVLPNPLRFRASNPGPAARAKQLRVLRNMRRLGGTTYVNTLINK from the coding sequence ATGGCCACCACTGCACTTATTCCTAACACCTCGGTTTTAATTAAAAAAGGCATTCGGCTGCTGCTGCAAGTGGTCGCGGCGCTGTTTCTGGCTTCGGTGGCCTGGGTGCTGATTTATCGGTGGGTGGCCCCGCCGGCCACCTGGCTCATGCTCGACCGGCGGGCCCACGCGCCGGTGGGCCTGGGCTACTATGGCATTCAGCAGGAGCCCCGGCTCATTCGCTACCAGTTCCGGAACCTGGACGAAGTGGCGCCCGCCGTGCCCCTGGCGCTGGTGGCCGCCGAAGACCAACGCTTTCTCATTCATCACGGCTTCGATTTCGATGCCCTGGCCAGCGCAGCTAAGCGCAACTGGAAAGGCGACGGCACCCACATTGTGGGCGGCAGCACCATTTCCCAGCAAGTGGCCAAAAACGTGTTTTTGTGGCACGGGCGCAGCTACGTGCGCAAAGCGGCCGAAGCCTATTTTACGGTGCTGATTGAGTTTATGTGGAACAAGCGCCGCATCATGGAAATGTACCTGAGCGTGGCCGAAATGGGGGACTGCACCTTTGGCGTAGAAGCTGCCAGCCAGCGCTACTTTGGCAAATCGGCAAGCCGGCTGAGCCCGGCCGAAGCGGCTTTGCTGGCCGGGGTGTTGCCCAATCCGCTGCGGTTCCGGGCTTCCAATCCGGGGCCGGCCGCGCGAGCCAAGCAGCTGCGGGTGCTGCGCAACATGCGCCGCCTGGGCGGCACTACCTACGTGAACACGCTCATCAACAAATAA
- a CDS encoding YybH family protein, which yields MLSSTGYLQGCQPAAYAHRNTTAEAAAIRNVLTTQTAAWNKGDIPGFMQGYWKSDSLVFLGRRGPTYGWQQTLDNYRKNYPDAAAMGQLDFSGLRITLLAPTAAQVIGHWHLARPTVGDVGGYFLLVLRKIDGQWVVAADHTNSQ from the coding sequence GTGCTTAGCTCAACGGGCTACTTGCAAGGCTGCCAGCCTGCGGCTTATGCGCACCGCAACACCACGGCCGAGGCAGCCGCCATCCGGAATGTGCTAACCACGCAAACTGCCGCCTGGAATAAGGGCGACATTCCCGGCTTCATGCAAGGCTATTGGAAGTCGGATTCGCTGGTGTTTCTCGGCCGCCGGGGCCCCACGTACGGCTGGCAGCAAACGCTGGATAACTACCGCAAAAACTACCCCGATGCCGCCGCAATGGGCCAATTGGATTTTAGCGGCTTGCGCATAACCCTGCTGGCACCCACCGCCGCCCAGGTAATTGGGCACTGGCACCTGGCCCGGCCCACCGTCGGCGACGTGGGTGGCTACTTCCTGCTGGTGCTGCGCAAAATAGACGGCCAGTGGGTGGTGGCAGCTGACCACACGAACAGCCAGTAA
- a CDS encoding App1 family protein codes for MKLLDALSSFTEWSDHLVTRFTAQRGWLRPLQLDAYRSYGTATKFYIKGRLLADRGIAAQTATDSRWRNFQSMVRRFNSREVPGADLVAEMPDGSQHLVTTDDEGYFTLIIEPKALPEPVAYLWYPVPVRVSRLPPHFRLPLPAVQASAKVLVPPPSAEFGVISDLDDTVFETSATNVLKMLGRTLLSNAHSRLPFVGVADFYRSLQRGRTGQPDNPFFYVSSSPWNLYDVLDEFLGIHEMPPGPLLLRDLSIARPKTTPPPGVTGSAAIHFAHKLHEIDDVLNTYPHLPFVLLGDSGQEDTRIYREVVRRHPGRIKAIYIRDVQVPARALLVTPVAEALKTEGVPMLLVADYASAAAHAASLGLINQVTEVVTK; via the coding sequence ATGAAGCTGCTCGATGCCCTTTCCTCCTTCACCGAATGGTCTGACCACCTTGTCACCCGCTTCACGGCGCAGCGGGGCTGGCTGCGCCCGCTGCAGCTCGACGCCTACCGGAGCTACGGTACGGCCACCAAATTCTATATCAAGGGCCGCCTGCTGGCCGACCGCGGCATCGCCGCCCAAACCGCCACGGACTCGCGCTGGCGCAATTTCCAAAGCATGGTGCGCCGCTTCAACAGCCGCGAAGTGCCCGGCGCCGACCTGGTAGCGGAAATGCCCGACGGCAGCCAGCACCTCGTCACCACTGACGACGAGGGCTATTTCACGCTCATCATCGAGCCCAAGGCCCTGCCCGAGCCCGTGGCCTACCTCTGGTACCCGGTGCCCGTGCGGGTCTCGCGGCTGCCCCCGCACTTTCGGCTGCCGCTGCCCGCGGTGCAGGCATCGGCCAAAGTGCTGGTGCCGCCCCCCAGCGCCGAGTTCGGCGTCATCAGCGACCTCGACGACACAGTATTCGAAACCAGCGCCACCAACGTGCTGAAAATGCTGGGGCGCACCCTGCTCAGCAACGCCCATTCCCGCCTGCCCTTTGTGGGAGTAGCGGACTTTTACCGCAGCCTGCAGCGCGGCCGCACCGGCCAGCCCGACAACCCTTTTTTCTACGTCAGCAGCAGCCCCTGGAACCTCTACGACGTGCTGGATGAATTCCTGGGCATCCACGAAATGCCACCCGGCCCGCTCCTGCTGCGCGATTTGAGCATCGCCCGCCCCAAAACCACGCCCCCGCCCGGTGTCACCGGTTCGGCCGCCATTCACTTTGCCCACAAGCTGCACGAAATCGACGACGTGCTCAACACCTATCCCCACTTGCCCTTCGTGCTGCTCGGCGACAGTGGCCAGGAAGACACGCGCATTTACCGCGAAGTAGTGCGCCGCCACCCCGGCCGCATCAAGGCCATCTACATCCGCGACGTGCAAGTGCCCGCCCGCGCCCTGCTCGTAACGCCAGTAGCCGAAGCCCTCAAAACCGAAGGCGTACCCATGCTGCTCGTGGCCGACTATGCCTCGGCCGCCGCACACGCTGCCAGCTTAGGTTTGATAAATCAAGTGACTGAAGTAGTAACAAAGTAA
- a CDS encoding LON peptidase substrate-binding domain-containing protein codes for MSRLLPLFPLNLVVFPGEKLNLHIFEPRYRQLVRECIEQNITFGIPPYLDNSLSELGTEMRLLGVEQTYSSGELDIRTKAIGVFRINKFYRQAPGKLYAGGQVEDVVQDQEPDPVLREIITKQVRLLYEALGLRKLLLELAPDYCIFDVAHHIGLSTEQEYQLLATTSEHERQEMVREHLDNILPVVLETERLKERVRLNGHFKNLTPPNF; via the coding sequence ATGTCCCGCTTACTGCCGCTGTTTCCGCTCAATCTGGTGGTTTTCCCGGGTGAAAAGCTGAACCTTCACATTTTTGAGCCCCGGTACCGCCAGCTGGTGCGCGAATGCATCGAGCAAAACATCACCTTCGGCATCCCGCCCTACCTCGACAATTCCCTCAGCGAGCTGGGCACCGAAATGCGGCTACTGGGCGTGGAGCAAACGTATTCCAGCGGGGAGCTCGACATTCGGACCAAAGCCATTGGCGTCTTCCGCATCAATAAATTTTACCGCCAGGCCCCGGGCAAGCTCTATGCCGGCGGCCAGGTCGAGGATGTGGTGCAGGACCAGGAACCCGACCCCGTGCTCCGCGAAATCATTACCAAGCAGGTGCGGCTGCTCTACGAAGCCCTCGGCCTGCGCAAGCTCCTGCTGGAACTGGCCCCCGACTACTGCATCTTCGACGTGGCCCACCACATTGGGCTAAGCACCGAGCAGGAATACCAGCTCCTGGCCACCACCAGCGAGCACGAACGCCAGGAAATGGTGCGCGAGCACCTCGACAATATTCTGCCCGTGGTGCTCGAAACCGAGCGCCTAAAAGAGCGGGTGCGGCTCAACGGCCACTTCAAAAACCTCACGCCACCCAACTTTTGA
- a CDS encoding DNA topoisomerase IB → MPTAAAPRSKTRKKVLVPQDEAHIVYKDPARQAQMAGLRYATDQAAGISRKATRAGNFTYHDAQGHKITDPKTLERIASFVIPPAWTDVWIAASPTAHLQVTGRDSLGRKQYRYHPAWDEMRSLTKFSRLRTFGEQLAPLREQLNKDLRRPTLDREKVVALVLTLMDQSFIRVGNKEYAKKNNSYGLTTLRDKHVAIEGADVNFSFVGKKGVPHDVTVHDVRLARLVRKCKEIPGQHLFQYYSADGQRHALESGDVNEYLHRHTGLALSAKDFRTWGGTVKMVECLEGVLREEPELAPENVIKRAVKEVATGLGNTPTVCSKYYIHPQVVELFKSGQLIEYLRQHDAEAAPGDLLSPMERLVLKMLEQA, encoded by the coding sequence ATGCCGACTGCCGCCGCTCCTCGCTCTAAAACCCGTAAAAAGGTGCTTGTGCCCCAAGATGAGGCGCATATCGTGTATAAAGACCCGGCCCGCCAGGCCCAGATGGCGGGCTTGCGCTATGCCACCGACCAGGCCGCGGGCATCAGCCGGAAAGCCACGCGGGCCGGCAACTTTACGTACCACGATGCCCAGGGCCACAAAATAACCGACCCTAAAACCCTGGAGCGCATTGCCAGCTTCGTGATTCCGCCGGCCTGGACGGACGTGTGGATTGCGGCCTCGCCCACCGCCCACCTGCAGGTGACCGGCCGCGACAGCCTGGGGCGGAAGCAGTACCGCTACCACCCGGCCTGGGACGAAATGCGCAGCCTTACCAAGTTTTCGCGTCTGCGCACCTTCGGCGAACAACTGGCCCCGCTCCGCGAGCAGCTCAACAAAGACCTGCGCCGCCCCACGCTGGACCGCGAAAAAGTAGTGGCCCTGGTGCTCACACTAATGGACCAATCGTTCATCCGCGTGGGCAACAAGGAGTACGCCAAGAAGAACAACAGCTACGGCCTGACCACCCTGCGCGACAAGCACGTGGCGATAGAAGGCGCCGATGTCAACTTCAGCTTCGTGGGCAAAAAGGGCGTGCCGCACGACGTGACCGTGCACGATGTCCGGCTAGCCCGGCTGGTGCGCAAGTGCAAGGAGATTCCCGGGCAGCACTTGTTCCAGTATTACTCGGCCGATGGCCAGCGGCACGCCCTGGAATCGGGTGATGTGAACGAGTACCTGCACCGGCACACGGGCCTGGCGCTGTCGGCCAAGGATTTCCGGACCTGGGGCGGCACCGTGAAAATGGTGGAGTGCCTGGAAGGCGTACTGCGCGAAGAGCCCGAGTTAGCCCCCGAAAACGTGATTAAGCGAGCTGTGAAGGAAGTGGCCACGGGCCTGGGCAATACCCCCACGGTCTGCTCCAAATACTACATTCACCCGCAGGTAGTGGAGCTGTTCAAGTCGGGCCAACTCATCGAATACCTGCGCCAGCACGACGCCGAAGCGGCGCCCGGGGATTTGCTTTCGCCCATGGAGCGGCTGGTACTGAAGATGCTGGAGCAGGCGTAG